The segment CATGCTACGAGGGATATGACGCTCACAGACAAGGATAATTTCCGCCACTTGATTTTCTTCTTTAGCACCTTGAAGCTTTCTGATTTTCAAGATCCTTTAACTTACTAGGCTGCTGTGTCACTTGCCACCGCTCATGCTGAAGGCAGCTGAGTTTAGCTTCATTAGTATGCAGTGCTTTCTGGGCACGTTTGTGACGTTTTTTCTCGTTGAAGGTGTTCAATGGGGGTCTGGCTCGATCGTTTCGGTTTTTCCACTTCAATAAGTATTCCTTCTCTGTTAGTGCCTTATATAATAATATTTTACTTTCTATTGCCTGGGAAATCATCGCAAAACCTGCAACCCGAGCTTATAGTTGGACTAAACTTTACAAAAAAAGTATTATTTCTTATTAAGAAGAACTAAGGAGGAGTGAAGCAATTTGACAGAATCCACCAACGCAAAAACATTTAATAATATTCCACTGTCCGTTCTAGATCTTGCGCCTGTCGTTGAGGGGAGCAATCCAAGTGAATCCTTTAAAAATAGCGTATACTTAGCCCAACACGTTGAAAAATTTGGCTTTCACCGCTATTGGTTAGCTGAGCATCATAATATGCCAGGTATTGCCAGTTCTGCAACATCGATAATTATCGGCCATATTGCGGGCGCTACCAATCATATGCGCGTCGGTGCTGGCGGAATTATGCTGCCAAACCACGCAACACTTGTGATTGCAGAACAGTTCGGCACACTTGAGTCCATTTACCCTGGGCGTATTGACCTTGGCCTTGGGCGCGCGCCGGGGAGCGACCAGGCAACCGCATACGCATTGCGTTGTACATTGAATACAGGGCCAGAGGATTTTCCAATGCAGGTTAATGAATTACAGGATTACTTTTCAGATGAACCAGTGTCTCATGTGAAAGCTGTACCAGGGCAAGGGCTTGATATTCCGATTTGGCTGCTTGGATCAAGCGACTTTAGCGCAAGGCTTGCAGCACAGAAAGGATTATATTTTTCCTTTGCCAGTCACTTTGCACCTGCGTATACCATCCCAGCGCTGAAACTGTATCGTGATAATTTTCAGCCATCAGAAATATTGGAAAAACCATATGCGATGGTTGGTGTCAATGTGATCGCAGCTGATACGAATGAGAAAGCTGAATGGTTAGCAACAAGTCTAAAGCAGCAATTTTTAACGATGCAAAAAGGGCAACCGACGAAGCTATTACCTCCGATTGAAAATATAGAAGAAATGTACTCACCAATGGAATTGTCAGCAATTGAGCAAAGCCTTGACCCACGTACAACTATCATAGGGGACGCGGAGACCGTTCGGCGCGGTCTTGAGAAGTTTCAAGAAGAAACACAAGCAGATGAAATCATCATCAATTCACAAATTTTTAATGTGGAAGACAGGAAGCGATCTTATGAGATTGTTGCTGGGTTGATGGATTAAATTAGGAGGGAGCCGCGATTTGTTGAGAATCGCGGCTTTTTAATTTGGGCTGGAGTATGTGCAATACCGAACAGTGCCTGTCACCACCCGCATTTTGTCAGATTTTGTCGAGCAGATCCTAACACAAAAAATCCACGATTCCTGTTTAGATCGTGGATTTTTAGCATTTATTTTATTTTCTTCTTACATGTTGTACCACAAAGCGACTTTTTGGAATGGTTGGCATTCGTACCATACTGTAGCTTAAATCCTGTGGTGGTACTTCATACGTGATGCGCTGGGTCAAGAATTCCAGACTTGTTTTCATTGCTTCGATAGTGATCCATTCCCCGGCGCAGCGGTGTCCAATATCATACTCACCGCCGCCTTGTGGGATAAAATCAAACGGACTTCCTTCCCAATCCTTAAACCGCTCCGGCAGGAATGTATTCGGATCTTTCCACAAATCCGGGCTGTGATTTGTACCATAAATATCAAGTAACAC is part of the Virgibacillus sp. NKC19-16 genome and harbors:
- a CDS encoding LLM class flavin-dependent oxidoreductase; translated protein: MTESTNAKTFNNIPLSVLDLAPVVEGSNPSESFKNSVYLAQHVEKFGFHRYWLAEHHNMPGIASSATSIIIGHIAGATNHMRVGAGGIMLPNHATLVIAEQFGTLESIYPGRIDLGLGRAPGSDQATAYALRCTLNTGPEDFPMQVNELQDYFSDEPVSHVKAVPGQGLDIPIWLLGSSDFSARLAAQKGLYFSFASHFAPAYTIPALKLYRDNFQPSEILEKPYAMVGVNVIAADTNEKAEWLATSLKQQFLTMQKGQPTKLLPPIENIEEMYSPMELSAIEQSLDPRTTIIGDAETVRRGLEKFQEETQADEIIINSQIFNVEDRKRSYEIVAGLMD